The following are encoded together in the Streptomyces sp. NBC_00341 genome:
- a CDS encoding Na+/H+ antiporter subunit D, whose amino-acid sequence MNALVPLPVLLPLCATGLSLAFGTRLKQFQRFISVAVLTAVLGLSVTLMIDADIEGPLTVNLGDFAPPLGITLVADRLSGLMLTVSSAVTLCVLVYSLGQGMADRDEETPVAVFHPAYLILVAGVSCTFLAGDLVNLYVGFEIMLVASFVLLTLGGTGPRVRAGSTYVIISLFSSMLFLTAIAMTYAATGTANFAQLAGRLAALPLGVQTLIQAMLLTVFAIKAAVFPLAAWLPDSYPTAPAPVTAVFAGLLTKVGVYCMLRTETLLFPGNRLGDLLMAAALASMVVGILGAVAQTDLKRLLSFTLISHIGYMIFGIGLATRQAYGGAIVYVVHHITVQTTLFLVAGLIERRGGTTELTRLGGIAKAAPLLAVLFFVPAMNLAGIPPLSGFIGKLGLMRAGVADGGVWAWILVIGSTATSLLTLYVMAKVWNLAFWRAAPPGQALDGTVLESDEEDDSDADEGPDRMPGTGDEGVRIRHQPAGRAVAATLHGHAVTTTTKLPRPMTWATAATVALGLSFTVFAGPLTSYTDRSAAELLARSPYIEAVLGR is encoded by the coding sequence GTGAACGCACTCGTCCCGCTGCCGGTGCTGCTGCCGCTCTGCGCCACCGGCCTGAGCCTCGCCTTCGGCACCCGGCTCAAACAGTTCCAGCGCTTCATCAGCGTCGCCGTGCTCACCGCCGTACTGGGCCTCTCGGTCACCCTGATGATCGACGCGGACATCGAAGGTCCGCTCACCGTGAACCTGGGTGACTTCGCGCCGCCGCTCGGCATCACGCTGGTCGCGGACCGGCTCTCCGGCCTGATGCTGACGGTCTCCTCCGCCGTCACCCTCTGCGTCCTCGTCTACTCCCTCGGCCAGGGCATGGCCGACCGGGACGAGGAGACACCCGTGGCGGTCTTCCACCCCGCCTACCTGATCCTGGTCGCCGGGGTCTCCTGCACCTTCCTCGCCGGTGACCTGGTCAACCTCTACGTCGGCTTCGAGATCATGCTGGTCGCCAGCTTCGTACTGCTCACGCTCGGAGGCACCGGCCCCCGGGTCCGCGCCGGCTCCACCTACGTGATCATCTCGCTGTTCTCCTCGATGCTCTTCCTCACCGCCATCGCGATGACGTACGCGGCCACCGGAACCGCCAACTTCGCCCAGCTGGCCGGGCGCCTGGCCGCCCTCCCGCTGGGCGTCCAGACCCTGATCCAGGCCATGCTGCTGACCGTCTTCGCCATCAAGGCCGCCGTCTTCCCTCTCGCCGCCTGGCTCCCCGACTCCTACCCGACCGCGCCCGCCCCGGTCACCGCGGTCTTCGCCGGACTGCTCACCAAGGTCGGCGTCTACTGCATGCTGCGCACCGAGACGCTGCTCTTCCCCGGCAACCGGCTCGGAGACCTGCTGATGGCGGCGGCCCTCGCCTCGATGGTCGTCGGCATCCTGGGGGCCGTCGCCCAGACCGACCTGAAGCGGCTGCTCTCCTTCACCCTCATCAGCCACATCGGCTACATGATCTTCGGCATCGGCCTCGCCACCCGGCAGGCGTACGGCGGTGCGATCGTCTACGTCGTCCACCACATCACCGTGCAGACCACGCTCTTCCTGGTGGCGGGGCTGATCGAACGGCGCGGCGGCACCACCGAACTCACCCGGCTCGGCGGCATCGCCAAGGCCGCCCCGCTGCTCGCCGTCCTCTTCTTCGTACCCGCGATGAACCTGGCCGGAATCCCGCCGCTGTCCGGATTCATCGGCAAGCTCGGACTCATGCGCGCCGGTGTCGCCGACGGCGGTGTCTGGGCCTGGATCCTCGTCATCGGCTCGACGGCGACCAGCCTGCTCACGCTGTACGTGATGGCCAAGGTCTGGAACCTGGCGTTCTGGCGGGCCGCGCCCCCCGGGCAGGCGCTGGACGGCACGGTCCTGGAGTCCGACGAGGAGGACGACAGCGACGCCGACGAGGGCCCGGACCGGATGCCCGGCACCGGCGACGAAGGGGTACGGATCCGCCACCAGCCGGCCGGGCGCGCGGTGGCGGCCACCCTGCACGGCCACGCCGTCACCACCACCACGAAGCTGCCGAGGCCGATGACCTGGGCCACCGCCGCGACGGTCGCGCTCGGGCTCTCCTTCACCGTGTTCGCCGGGCCGCTGACCTCGTACACCGACCGCTCGGCCGCCGAGCTGCTGGCACGTTCCCCCTATATCGAGGCGGTGCTCGGACGGTGA
- a CDS encoding Na+/H+ antiporter subunit E codes for MRRLIRFSYRNKDLPPFSCEFRGHRRRVLDLPLIAWLTVIWVLLWSSLHWANVLTGVVVAVAVCLAFPLPQVDLGLRLHPWGILRLAGFLLYDMYTSGVKVTRQIFADRPHRAAVIAVPLRCRSDLMLTATAVAMSNVPGGSVVEVRRATATVFLHVLDADRPAELDAARRSVWRMEELTVRAFGTRDEIARVAGPPPTAPHPGERPEDQGEDA; via the coding sequence GTGAGACGACTCATCAGGTTCTCCTACCGGAACAAGGACCTGCCGCCGTTCAGCTGCGAGTTCCGCGGCCACCGCCGACGCGTGCTCGACCTGCCGCTGATCGCCTGGCTCACCGTCATCTGGGTGCTGCTCTGGTCCAGCCTGCACTGGGCCAACGTGCTGACCGGAGTGGTGGTCGCGGTCGCGGTCTGCCTGGCGTTCCCGCTCCCGCAGGTCGACCTCGGGCTCCGACTGCACCCCTGGGGCATCCTGCGGCTGGCCGGCTTCCTGCTCTACGACATGTACACCTCCGGCGTGAAGGTCACCCGGCAGATCTTCGCCGACCGTCCGCACCGGGCCGCCGTGATCGCCGTACCACTGCGCTGCCGCTCGGACCTGATGCTCACGGCGACCGCCGTCGCGATGTCCAACGTGCCCGGCGGCTCCGTCGTCGAGGTACGCCGCGCCACGGCCACCGTCTTCCTGCACGTCCTGGACGCGGACCGGCCCGCAGAACTGGACGCGGCCCGGCGCTCGGTATGGCGCATGGAGGAGCTGACGGTCCGGGCCTTCGGCACCCGCGACGAGATCGCCCGCGTCGCCGGCCCACCACCGACGGCGCCGCACCCCGGCGAGCGGCCGGAAGACCAGGGGGAGGACGCATGA
- a CDS encoding monovalent cation/H+ antiporter complex subunit F yields the protein MSVPEAVDRGLLIAAVVVIVIAGAGLLTRIWRGPSMLDRAISLDVCAALIIAGLGAKSAFARDPFYFPIMLVLAFLGFTGSVGIARFIAVRDRPPGRARADGPEGPGRETP from the coding sequence ATGAGCGTTCCGGAAGCCGTGGACCGGGGTCTGCTCATCGCGGCCGTCGTCGTGATCGTCATCGCCGGAGCGGGTCTGCTGACCCGGATCTGGCGGGGACCCTCCATGCTGGACCGGGCGATCTCGCTGGACGTCTGCGCGGCCCTCATCATCGCCGGGCTCGGCGCCAAGTCGGCCTTCGCCCGGGACCCGTTCTACTTCCCGATCATGCTGGTGCTGGCCTTCCTCGGCTTCACCGGCTCGGTCGGCATCGCGCGCTTCATCGCCGTACGCGACCGGCCGCCGGGCCGAGCGCGCGCCGACGGTCCCGAGGGGCCGGGCAGGGAGACACCATGA
- the mnhG gene encoding monovalent cation/H(+) antiporter subunit G, with translation MSVWLQITDTAGAVLVLLGAAICLLGVIGMLKLPDVLSRSHAATKPQSLGMLIVLAGVALRLRSGMDLATLALIGFFQLMTGPVAAHLVARSAYRTGQVDHGELLFDELDEQLTEES, from the coding sequence ATGAGCGTCTGGCTCCAGATCACCGACACGGCCGGTGCGGTCCTGGTCCTCCTCGGCGCCGCCATCTGCCTGCTGGGCGTGATCGGCATGCTGAAGCTGCCGGACGTCCTGTCCCGCAGCCACGCCGCGACCAAGCCGCAGTCCCTCGGCATGCTGATCGTGCTGGCCGGGGTCGCGCTGCGGCTGCGCAGCGGCATGGACCTGGCGACCCTGGCACTGATCGGCTTCTTCCAGCTGATGACCGGCCCGGTCGCCGCGCACCTGGTCGCGCGCTCCGCGTACCGGACCGGTCAGGTCGACCACGGTGAGCTGCTCTTCGACGAACTGGACGAGCAGCTGACGGAGGAGAGCTGA
- a CDS encoding TOPRIM nucleotidyl transferase/hydrolase domain-containing protein: MADMEAFREAVTAWAAGGPDGPAGELAERLPVSTVVLLEGPSDVAAVDALAARRGRHLAAEGVCVLSMGGAMSVGRFAGLLGPTGLGLRLTGLCDEAERGYFSRAFQRSGAEPSEYFVCAADLEDELIRALGVARVRELVREEGDLRALQTFLRQPAQRGRTPQAQLRRFLGTKKGRKIHYGRVLVEALDPGRVPAPLDDLLTGL, translated from the coding sequence GTGGCCGACATGGAGGCGTTCCGGGAAGCGGTGACCGCGTGGGCGGCCGGTGGACCCGATGGCCCCGCCGGTGAACTGGCGGAGCGGCTGCCCGTGAGCACGGTCGTCCTGCTGGAGGGCCCGAGTGATGTGGCAGCGGTCGACGCGCTGGCCGCGCGGCGTGGGCGGCATCTGGCGGCCGAAGGAGTCTGCGTGCTGTCGATGGGCGGCGCGATGAGCGTCGGACGGTTCGCCGGCCTCCTCGGGCCGACGGGACTCGGGCTGCGCCTCACGGGCCTGTGCGACGAGGCGGAGCGCGGCTACTTCAGCCGCGCGTTCCAGCGGTCCGGCGCCGAGCCGTCGGAGTACTTCGTCTGCGCGGCGGACCTGGAGGACGAGCTCATCCGCGCGCTGGGAGTGGCGCGGGTGCGGGAACTCGTCCGGGAGGAGGGCGATCTGCGTGCGCTACAGACCTTCCTCCGCCAGCCCGCGCAACGGGGACGTACCCCGCAGGCGCAGTTGCGGCGGTTCCTCGGCACGAAGAAGGGGCGCAAGATCCACTACGGCCGCGTCCTGGTGGAGGCCCTCGACCCCGGCCGCGTGCCGGCACCGCTCGACGACCTGCTCACCGGCCTCTGA
- a CDS encoding P1 family peptidase, which yields MRARESGIPLTGEPGRWNAITDVPGVEVGYVTLCEGDDVRTGVTALLPRGRDGVGLPCAAGWHSFNGNGEMTGTAWIEESGSLAVPVLITNTYAVGPVHRGVVEWVRANCGGMAPEWLLPVVTETWDGHLNDIHGTAVRSQHAAAAIDAAVSGPVEEGCVGGGTGMRCYGFKGGSGTASRVVEYGDDRYTVGAFVQANFGARRELVVAGVPVGLELPDSPGPAPDGVRQVPPGAGSVIVVVATDAPLLPGQCKALARRVTLGLARTGTTGSHFSGDIFLAFSTANESALNSTFPSDDDGAPYESMRFVPWGRMDPFYGAVVESVEEAVLNVLTGAHSMTGRAGHHVQALPLDRLSELLAARGVPTR from the coding sequence ATGAGGGCACGTGAGTCGGGCATTCCGCTGACCGGCGAGCCGGGCCGGTGGAACGCGATCACGGACGTGCCCGGTGTCGAGGTCGGCTATGTCACCCTCTGCGAGGGCGACGACGTGCGTACCGGAGTCACCGCGCTGCTGCCGCGCGGCAGGGACGGTGTCGGGCTGCCCTGCGCGGCCGGCTGGCACTCGTTCAACGGCAACGGGGAGATGACCGGCACCGCCTGGATCGAGGAGAGCGGCTCCCTCGCCGTGCCGGTGCTCATCACCAACACCTACGCGGTGGGCCCGGTCCACCGCGGCGTGGTCGAGTGGGTGCGCGCCAACTGCGGCGGCATGGCACCGGAATGGCTGCTGCCCGTGGTCACCGAGACCTGGGACGGCCACCTCAACGACATCCACGGCACGGCGGTGCGGTCCCAACACGCAGCGGCCGCCATCGACGCGGCCGTCTCCGGTCCGGTCGAGGAGGGCTGCGTCGGAGGCGGTACGGGGATGCGCTGCTACGGCTTCAAGGGCGGCTCGGGAACCGCGTCGCGCGTGGTGGAGTACGGGGACGACCGCTACACCGTCGGCGCGTTCGTCCAGGCCAACTTCGGTGCGCGGCGCGAACTCGTGGTGGCCGGTGTGCCGGTGGGCCTCGAACTGCCGGACAGCCCGGGACCGGCCCCTGACGGCGTACGTCAGGTACCGCCCGGCGCGGGCTCGGTGATCGTGGTGGTGGCGACGGACGCGCCCCTGCTGCCGGGGCAGTGCAAGGCGCTGGCCCGACGCGTCACCCTGGGCCTCGCCCGAACCGGCACCACCGGCAGCCACTTCTCCGGGGACATCTTCCTGGCCTTCTCCACGGCCAACGAGTCCGCCCTGAACAGCACGTTCCCCTCCGACGACGACGGCGCCCCGTACGAGTCGATGCGGTTCGTGCCGTGGGGCCGGATGGACCCCTTCTACGGCGCGGTCGTCGAGTCGGTGGAGGAGGCGGTGCTCAATGTGCTGACCGGCGCCCACTCGATGACCGGCCGTGCGGGCCATCACGTCCAGGCGCTGCCACTGGACAGGCTGTCCGAACTCCTGGCGGCCCGCGGGGTGCCGACGCGGTAG
- a CDS encoding endo-beta-N-acetylglucosaminidase H, with translation MLTPVRSRVRTAALALSAVAALAFGTTVTTGAAAAPLPAPAPTKQGPTSVAYVEVNNNSMLNVGKYTLADGGNVFDVAVIFAANINYDTGTKAAYLHFNENVQRVLDNAATEIRPLQEKGIKVVLSVLGNHEGAGFANFPNQQAASAFATQLSDTVAEYGLDGIDFDDEYADYGNNGTGQPNDSSFVQLVTALRTDMPDKIVSLYNIGPAASRLSYDGVDVSSEFDYAWNPYYGSWQVPGIALPKSKLSPAAVEIGGTSQSTAADLARRTVSEGYGVYLTYNLDGADRSADVSAFTRELYGSDARYTP, from the coding sequence ATGCTCACTCCGGTACGCAGCAGAGTACGGACGGCCGCGCTCGCGCTCTCGGCCGTCGCGGCCCTCGCCTTCGGTACGACCGTCACGACCGGCGCGGCAGCGGCCCCGCTTCCCGCTCCGGCTCCCACGAAGCAGGGACCGACCTCGGTGGCGTACGTCGAGGTGAACAACAACAGCATGCTCAACGTCGGCAAGTACACCCTCGCCGACGGCGGCAACGTCTTCGACGTCGCCGTGATCTTCGCGGCGAACATCAACTACGACACGGGCACGAAGGCGGCGTATCTGCACTTCAACGAGAACGTGCAGCGCGTCCTCGACAACGCAGCCACGGAGATACGGCCGTTGCAGGAGAAGGGCATCAAGGTCGTCCTCTCGGTGCTCGGCAACCACGAGGGCGCGGGCTTCGCGAACTTCCCGAACCAGCAGGCGGCTTCGGCGTTCGCGACGCAACTCTCCGACACCGTGGCCGAGTACGGCCTCGACGGCATCGATTTCGACGACGAGTACGCCGACTACGGCAACAACGGCACCGGCCAGCCCAACGACAGCTCGTTCGTACAACTGGTGACGGCGCTGCGCACGGACATGCCGGACAAGATCGTCAGCCTCTACAACATCGGCCCGGCCGCCTCGCGGCTCTCCTACGACGGCGTGGACGTCTCGTCCGAGTTCGACTACGCCTGGAACCCGTACTACGGCAGCTGGCAGGTCCCCGGCATCGCGCTGCCCAAGTCGAAGCTGTCGCCGGCGGCGGTCGAGATCGGCGGTACCTCGCAGAGCACGGCCGCCGATCTCGCCCGCCGTACCGTCAGCGAGGGGTACGGCGTCTACCTGACGTACAACCTCGACGGCGCCGACCGCAGTGCCGACGTCTCCGCGTTCACCAGGGAGCTGTACGGCAGCGACGCCCGCTACACGCCGTAG
- a CDS encoding DoxX family protein: MAVLRRIARPLLAAPFITEAGHALRSPRPLAAGTASRARQIGVTADDPERLVRLNAAVQIAAGGALALGRFPRTASLVLAASLVPTTLAEHARWKEEDQELRKDQRFHLARRVGLFGALLLAAADTHGKPSAAYRARAAGHTGRKKARGATARAGGHLHSAIETVGAGTSDALSGAGRAVNSAAGSARAILPDR, encoded by the coding sequence ATGGCTGTACTGAGAAGAATCGCCCGCCCGCTGCTGGCCGCCCCCTTCATCACCGAGGCGGGGCACGCGCTGCGCAGCCCACGCCCCCTCGCGGCAGGCACCGCCTCCCGGGCACGGCAGATCGGCGTCACCGCTGACGATCCGGAGCGACTGGTCCGGCTCAACGCCGCCGTCCAGATCGCCGCGGGTGGAGCACTCGCGCTGGGCCGCTTCCCCCGCACCGCCTCCCTCGTCCTGGCCGCGAGCCTCGTGCCGACCACCCTCGCCGAGCACGCACGATGGAAGGAGGAGGACCAGGAACTGCGTAAGGACCAGCGCTTCCACCTCGCGCGCCGCGTCGGTCTGTTCGGCGCGCTGCTGCTCGCCGCCGCCGATACCCATGGCAAACCGTCGGCCGCCTACCGTGCCCGCGCGGCGGGGCACACCGGCCGGAAGAAGGCCCGCGGTGCTACGGCCAGGGCGGGCGGACACCTGCACTCAGCGATCGAAACGGTGGGCGCGGGCACGTCCGACGCCCTGAGCGGCGCCGGCCGGGCAGTGAACTCCGCTGCCGGGTCCGCACGCGCGATACTGCCGGACCGGTAG
- a CDS encoding diacylglycerol kinase family protein, protein MPIALPERPVGLPDTSSTGTPRGSRAFALPRGLGGTAGRIAALTVGQAALMVGAGLLITGPAAHVWPMTAEDRVDEGFEHLRTGALTTVSFIGSEAGNTLTVIAITLLACLGLVFVPRLPMWRQAGFLAVSVSLQALVFLVITLSVDRQRPDVHRLDASPPTSSYTSGHTGAATALYAGLAFLALSRMRGPWRRIAGTLLLLLPLLVALSRLYRGMHHPTDVVGGLVNGGLSLMIVGYALFARPEVIVPPTGQPVRAVPAAGRTADVSGPVTVIVNPTVTRPRDQEAVRAVLESHGLHEAVFVETTADDPGIGQSARALADGARLVVVCGGDGTVRTVADALAGSGVPLAIVPSGTGNLLARNLGLPLAPAEALDAALRGAPRPIDLARIEGDGLPATHFTAMAGAGLDAAIMEKTADRAKSVLGWPAYALAGLSSLTTPPVRLTVRLDDAPALHRTARMVLVGNVGTVQGGLSLLPSARPDDGLLELMILDPHGPSGWLRALTTVLRGRSGTPRPTLPDTTEREGGKSLRVEYLTFRRAELKLDAPCPREIDGDPVNPGSRLTVTVAPGALSVLLPLEEA, encoded by the coding sequence ATGCCGATCGCTCTACCGGAAAGACCCGTGGGACTGCCCGATACGAGCTCAACCGGGACCCCGCGGGGGAGCCGGGCCTTCGCGCTGCCTCGCGGCCTCGGGGGTACGGCCGGCCGGATCGCCGCGCTCACCGTCGGACAGGCCGCGCTGATGGTGGGCGCCGGGCTGCTCATCACCGGACCCGCCGCCCACGTCTGGCCGATGACCGCGGAGGACCGCGTCGACGAGGGCTTCGAACACCTCCGCACGGGCGCCCTCACCACCGTGTCCTTCATCGGCTCGGAGGCGGGCAACACCCTGACGGTGATCGCCATCACTCTGCTGGCCTGCCTGGGTCTGGTGTTCGTACCCAGGCTGCCGATGTGGCGCCAAGCGGGCTTCCTCGCCGTGTCCGTCTCGCTCCAGGCACTCGTCTTCCTGGTCATCACCCTGTCGGTGGACCGCCAGCGGCCGGATGTGCACCGTCTCGACGCCTCCCCGCCGACGTCGAGTTACACCTCCGGCCACACCGGCGCCGCCACCGCGCTCTACGCGGGCCTTGCCTTCCTCGCCCTCTCCCGGATGCGCGGCCCGTGGCGCAGGATCGCCGGCACCCTGCTGCTGCTCCTGCCGCTGTTGGTCGCCCTGTCCCGCCTCTACCGGGGCATGCACCATCCCACCGATGTCGTCGGCGGCCTGGTCAACGGCGGCCTGTCGCTGATGATCGTGGGGTACGCGCTGTTCGCCCGGCCCGAGGTGATCGTCCCGCCCACCGGGCAGCCGGTGCGTGCCGTCCCGGCGGCCGGGCGCACCGCGGACGTTTCTGGCCCCGTCACCGTCATCGTGAACCCGACGGTCACCCGGCCGCGGGACCAGGAGGCCGTGCGCGCCGTCCTGGAGAGTCACGGCCTTCACGAGGCGGTGTTCGTGGAGACCACGGCGGACGACCCCGGCATCGGCCAGAGCGCACGGGCCCTCGCCGACGGTGCCCGGCTCGTCGTGGTCTGCGGCGGCGACGGCACCGTGCGCACGGTCGCCGACGCCCTCGCGGGGAGCGGCGTCCCGCTCGCCATCGTGCCCAGCGGCACCGGCAACCTCCTCGCCCGCAATCTGGGCCTGCCCCTCGCCCCGGCCGAGGCACTGGACGCCGCGCTCCGTGGCGCCCCTCGCCCCATCGACCTCGCCCGCATCGAGGGCGACGGGCTTCCCGCAACCCATTTCACCGCCATGGCCGGGGCCGGACTCGACGCCGCGATCATGGAGAAGACCGCGGACCGGGCCAAATCCGTCCTGGGCTGGCCCGCTTACGCCCTGGCCGGCCTCTCCTCCCTCACCACACCCCCCGTGCGGCTGACCGTGCGCCTCGACGACGCCCCGGCGCTGCACCGTACGGCCCGCATGGTCCTGGTCGGCAACGTCGGCACCGTGCAGGGCGGTCTGAGCCTGCTGCCCTCCGCCCGCCCTGACGACGGCCTCCTGGAACTCATGATCCTGGACCCGCACGGCCCCTCCGGCTGGCTGCGGGCGCTCACCACGGTGCTACGGGGCCGCTCCGGGACCCCGCGCCCCACCCTGCCGGACACCACGGAGCGAGAGGGAGGGAAGAGCCTCCGCGTGGAGTACCTCACCTTCCGGCGGGCCGAGTTGAAGCTCGACGCACCGTGCCCCCGTGAGATCGACGGCGACCCCGTCAACCCGGGCAGCCGGCTGACGGTGACGGTCGCCCCGGGCGCCCTGAGCGTGCTGCTTCCGCTGGAAGAGGCCTGA
- a CDS encoding YihY/virulence factor BrkB family protein, whose amino-acid sequence MGTVVKVPVTRDMSGDELSADEALQSLRRYGRWPLVRDSFVRFRYADGFSHSRALALQTVLALIPMAIAFVGLSSAMHTESVGRMAELTIHRLAAGPSSEVVDDALRRSREEAGDGAALALWLGLVFSLVNVTTAMCQIERGANRIYGNERDRPFHRKYLRGLVMSLSAGLPLGLGFVVMVAGRDLAAAAVSVYHLDDEAQTVWNFLRWPFGLLLALISASAIFRRSPRRAQPGYTWLAFGSAVYLVLWTLLTWLLSRYLQLSHSFDTVYGPLSAFMSLLLWAYLTSIALFLGLSFAAQLEASRARVPGPIQEDPGV is encoded by the coding sequence ATGGGCACCGTCGTCAAGGTCCCGGTGACCCGCGACATGTCGGGCGACGAACTCTCCGCCGATGAGGCCCTGCAGTCCCTGCGCCGCTACGGCCGTTGGCCGCTGGTGCGCGACTCCTTCGTCCGCTTCCGTTACGCCGACGGCTTCAGCCACTCCCGCGCGCTGGCCCTGCAGACGGTGCTCGCCCTCATCCCGATGGCCATCGCGTTCGTGGGCCTCTCCTCGGCCATGCACACCGAGAGCGTCGGCCGCATGGCGGAACTGACCATCCACCGGCTTGCCGCGGGACCCAGCTCGGAGGTCGTCGACGACGCCCTGCGGCGCAGCCGTGAGGAGGCGGGCGACGGCGCGGCGCTGGCCCTCTGGCTGGGGCTCGTCTTCTCGCTCGTCAACGTCACGACCGCGATGTGCCAGATCGAACGCGGCGCCAACCGGATCTACGGCAATGAACGCGACCGGCCCTTCCACCGCAAGTACCTGCGGGGACTGGTGATGTCGCTCAGCGCCGGACTGCCCCTGGGGCTCGGATTCGTCGTCATGGTCGCCGGCCGTGACCTGGCGGCCGCCGCGGTCAGCGTCTACCACCTCGACGACGAGGCCCAGACCGTCTGGAACTTCCTGCGCTGGCCCTTCGGCCTGCTCCTCGCCCTCATCTCGGCGAGCGCGATCTTCCGCCGCTCGCCCCGCCGCGCCCAGCCCGGGTACACCTGGCTGGCGTTCGGCTCCGCCGTCTACCTGGTGCTGTGGACGCTGCTCACCTGGCTGCTGAGCCGCTACCTCCAGCTGAGCCACTCCTTCGACACGGTGTACGGGCCGCTCAGCGCCTTCATGTCCCTGCTGTTGTGGGCCTATCTCACGTCCATCGCCCTGTTCCTCGGCCTGTCCTTCGCCGCCCAGCTGGAGGCGTCACGGGCCCGGGTACCCGGCCCGATCCAAGAGGACCCGGGAGTCTGA
- a CDS encoding phosphatase PAP2 family protein yields the protein MPVRTTARRIRESRRRAADRRFGFHLLGAIAVAAATAVPFGLLLVLVKGRWGPLRRIDEGAADSLHRTALEHPGWTDVLQFLSDRVWDPFTLRAAVALLTGWLLYRRAWRLAAWSAVTAVAGGLIGLLVKTVVERARPSLENPVAHAPGFSFPSGHAMTATTSCAVLLLALLPMVPRAWRPACWGLAVVSVIGVGFTRVALGVHWFSDVAGGWLLGLAVVAATSWAFETWRTDAGRVRAPVSEGLVPELTGPHPEPDAVAGGRPRLEERGSGSGHQQNHGGR from the coding sequence ATGCCCGTGCGCACCACCGCCCGACGTATCCGCGAGAGCCGTCGCCGCGCCGCCGACCGCCGCTTCGGCTTCCACCTGCTGGGCGCGATCGCCGTGGCCGCCGCCACCGCGGTCCCCTTCGGACTGCTGCTGGTCCTGGTCAAGGGCCGGTGGGGGCCGCTGCGCCGGATCGACGAGGGCGCGGCCGACAGCCTCCACCGCACCGCCCTGGAGCACCCCGGCTGGACGGACGTCCTCCAGTTCCTCTCCGACCGGGTGTGGGACCCCTTCACGCTGCGGGCCGCCGTCGCACTGCTCACCGGGTGGCTGCTCTACCGCCGCGCCTGGCGGCTCGCCGCCTGGTCGGCGGTGACGGCCGTCGCCGGAGGACTGATCGGACTGCTCGTCAAGACCGTCGTCGAGCGGGCCAGGCCGTCGCTGGAGAACCCGGTCGCGCACGCCCCGGGTTTCTCGTTCCCCTCGGGGCACGCGATGACCGCGACCACCTCGTGTGCCGTGCTGCTGCTGGCCCTGCTGCCGATGGTGCCGCGTGCCTGGCGGCCCGCGTGCTGGGGCCTGGCCGTCGTGTCGGTGATCGGGGTCGGCTTCACCCGTGTCGCGCTCGGCGTCCACTGGTTCAGCGACGTGGCCGGCGGCTGGCTCCTGGGCCTGGCCGTGGTGGCGGCCACCTCCTGGGCGTTCGAAACCTGGCGCACCGACGCGGGCCGGGTCCGTGCTCCCGTCAGCGAGGGCCTGGTGCCCGAACTCACCGGCCCGCACCCGGAACCCGACGCCGTGGCCGGCGGCCGCCCCCGCCTCGAAGAGCGGGGCTCCGGCTCCGGGCATCAGCAAAACCACGGCGGGCGCTGA
- a CDS encoding ABC transporter permease, translating to MTTITSAGDGTPDTTGPGRRLQVLGWAARAGIADYATVFTWKTWVLGWFVRILAQMLFFTTIGDLLGPGQARYLLIGNAVALVALHGVFATASTTWELQNGTLPLLVASPSSPSLVFVGRSLFWLPDGVACGLGGILLLAPVADLRLTVARVALLAVLLVLVAVTSYCLGLFLGSLVLTASDLRNVASNGAFTVMMIVCGAEVPVQAVGPVLGRLGDVLPLTHGLLAVREVLAGRAGSHTAALAAWEALVGACWLAAALASLTWRARRSRRDGTALFLS from the coding sequence ATGACCACGATCACCTCGGCGGGCGACGGCACCCCCGACACGACCGGTCCGGGCCGCCGTCTCCAGGTGCTCGGCTGGGCGGCGCGCGCCGGAATCGCCGACTACGCCACCGTCTTCACCTGGAAGACCTGGGTGCTCGGCTGGTTCGTACGGATACTCGCCCAGATGCTGTTCTTCACCACCATCGGCGATCTGCTGGGGCCCGGGCAGGCCCGGTACCTGCTGATCGGCAACGCGGTGGCACTGGTCGCGCTGCACGGCGTCTTCGCGACGGCGTCAACGACATGGGAGTTGCAGAACGGCACCCTGCCCCTGCTGGTCGCCTCGCCCAGCAGTCCCTCCCTGGTTTTCGTGGGGCGGAGCCTGTTCTGGCTTCCGGACGGCGTCGCCTGCGGCCTGGGCGGGATACTCCTCCTCGCCCCGGTGGCGGACCTGCGGCTGACCGTGGCACGGGTCGCCCTGCTCGCGGTTCTCCTCGTCCTCGTCGCGGTGACGAGCTACTGCCTCGGCCTGTTCCTGGGTTCGCTGGTGCTGACCGCTTCGGACCTGCGCAACGTGGCGTCCAACGGCGCGTTCACGGTGATGATGATCGTCTGCGGCGCCGAGGTCCCGGTGCAGGCCGTCGGCCCCGTGCTCGGCCGGCTCGGCGACGTCCTGCCGCTGACCCACGGCCTCCTCGCGGTCCGCGAGGTACTGGCCGGGCGAGCGGGCTCCCACACCGCCGCGCTCGCGGCCTGGGAGGCACTGGTCGGGGCCTGCTGGCTCGCCGCGGCCCTCGCGTCACTCACGTGGCGGGCCCGCCGCAGCCGCCGCGACGGGACAGCCCTGTTCCTGAGCTGA